A single Bicyclus anynana chromosome 19, ilBicAnyn1.1, whole genome shotgun sequence DNA region contains:
- the LOC112049156 gene encoding dyslexia-associated protein KIAA0319: MINSVLKLCALSLLISIDETLSLYNKPWNEKYENNKCPKLYPKNFDNHMPVGNLTAGNYTEKTDLKGLRQCVMACCLAEACNIVFIVESRCFHVECVSDELCLPLPRVGGRKWDTHVSMILVKPVLSNENWSDILDQSNFREVNNYSPEEEPIYSYSNHRNDLQDDVDTSFLTHFINNLPSMDEEEQQNFDKYTDSADNEMMLASRFLEKISCEIGADECPYNAECIPLGLKTRNGICKCVLGTMENAQGACVPPHRPYSKGPTDSIESMKKSDSLISEMKSDDLKTDKPAPHQNLTVSILSKEVQLPENEVTLAAYTIPDEKSTMSHYNYVWTLVDQPKGGFTGNMIQNDGTVTLKDLTEGQYRFKVTVNSTNSYGEGFANVTVLPPKRVNTPPLVVITPQSQTVKLPNSGAVLDGSASKDDDAIISWHWELTAGPIGYQPPLQDGSTLVLKDLKQPGNYTFKLTVEDSDHVKNSTTANITVLNHTDYPPEANAGQDVIIYLPNNNLTLNGSLSTDDHEITSWEWTKSTEDENKAVDMQNTHSPYLQLSNLSEGVYTFVLKVTDSSGQTSTADVHVFVKPPTNMPPVADAGPDAFISLPQTWITLNGSASHDDHRIVAYTWRCLSGPTNSNIVNFNESTAKATALTKGQYVFSLTVLDDNGNTATDNVTITVTQNKNSPPKADAGGDQVLNLPLPVLILNGSKSSDDFRIVSWKWTRSGSGLAAGTVILHSDSQPVLMLTNIEAGRYVFELTVTDDQGESDRDTVSVQVKPDPLEMKLLEITLNIPISSFTKSQLDSFVQKMTLLLKDGISVNVTEIKGEGDSGNTLIIFFLSEKGEAVDGIKALTLCRAAATTVGARRLRSLRCLSTCSGRGTCEQATRTCRCDAFWMQSLFTQFQPDAQPDCDWSVVYASVCGVAALCALCGAGYGCARAVRRVCAPRRPRSRPNYRLLPLADHEEKPFTSKALSESDTDSDVLYETKNKMTSFGGRMNGELQANGWKNGHTKTSRKIKT; this comes from the exons atgATTAACAGTGTTTTAAAACTCTGCGCTTTGTCGCTTTTAATCTCTATAGATGAAACTTTATCTCTATACAATAAACCTTGGAAtgaaaagtatgaaaataacaaatgtCCCAAGCTTTATCCGAAAAATTTCGATAACCATATGCCAGTGG GCAATCTAACAGCGGGCAACTATACAGAGAAGACAGATTTAAAAGGTTTGAGGCAGTGTGTTATGGCATGCTGCCTGGCCGAGGCGTGCAACATTGTGTTCATCGTAGAGTCTAGATGCTTCCATGTAGAGTGTGTGAGTGACGAACTGTGCCTCCCGCTGCCACGAGTAGGAGGCAGGAAGTGGGATACCCATGTCTCTATGATCCTTGTTAAACCTGTCCTATCGAATG AAAATTGGTCAGACATCTTAGATCAGTCAAACTTTAGAGAAGTAAACAACTATTCACCAGAAGAGGAACCAATCTATTCCTATTCCAATCATCGTAATGATCTGCAAGATGATGTTGACACAAGTTTTTTGACACACTTCATCAACAACTTGCCCAGCATGGACGAGGAAGAGCAACAGAATTTTGACAAATATACAGACAGTGCTGACAATGAAATGATGTTAGCTTCTAGGTTTCTAGAAAAAATATCTTGTGAAATAGGTGCTGATGAATGCCCATACAATGCTGAGTGCATACCATTAGGTCTGAAAACGCGGAATGGTATTTGCAAGTGTGTTTTGGGAACCATGGAGAATGCTCAGGGCGCCTGCGTTCCCCCCCATAGACCATATTCCAAAGGCCCCACAGATTCTATTGAATCAATGAAGAAGAGTGATTCATTAATATCGGAAATGAAATCAGATGACCTAAAGACAGATAAGCCAGCACCTCATCAGAATTTAACTGTCTCTATATTATCCAAAGAG GTGCAACTTCCAGAAAATGAAGTTACTTTAGCTGCATATACTATTCCTGACGAGAAATCAACTATGAGCCACTACAATTATGTATGGACACTTGTTGACCAACCAAAAGGAGGCTTTacag gTAACATGATCCAAAATGACGGAACTGTGACCTTGAAAGATCTTACGGAAGGTCAATATAGGTTCAAAGTGACAGTGAACAGTACCAACTCATATGGTGAAGGCTTTGCCAACGTCACAGTTCTGCCTCCGAAACGAGTCAATACTCCGCCGCTAGTTGTCATCACACCTCAGTCACAAACTGTCAAGTTACCAAACTCTGGAGCTGTTTTAGATGGTAGTGCTAGCAAG GATGATGACGCAATAATCTCTTGGCATTGGGAACTGACGGCGGGACCGATTGGCTACCAACCGCCATTACAAGATGGCTCGACGCTTGTGTTGAAAGACCTGAAGCAGCCAGGCAACTATACCTTCAAACTGACAGTTGAGGACTCTGACCATGTGAAAAACTCTACCACTGCCAATATAACTGTGTTGAACCACACAGACTATCCCCCTGAAGCCAATGCAG GTCAGgatgttataatatatttgcCAAATAATAACTTAACACTTAATGGAAGTTTGTCAACTGACGACCACGAGATCACCTCATGGGAATGGACAAAATCTACCGAGGATGAGAACAAAGCTGTTGACATGCAAAACACTCATTCCCCATACTTGCAG CTATCCAACCTATCGGAGGGCGTGTACACATTCGTGCTGAAGGTGACAGACTCGTCGGGGCAGACGTCCACGGCCGACGTGCACGTGTTCGTCAAGCCGCCCACCAACATGCCGCCCGTCGCCGACGCCGGCCCTGACGCG TTCATATCACTGCCACAAACGTGGATCACTCTGAACGGGTCAGCGTCGCACGATGACCACAGGATAGTGGCGTACACGTGGCGCTGTCTCTCGGGGCCCACTAACTCTAACATTGTCAACTTTAACGAGTCGACTGCGAAAGCGACTGCCCTCACCAAAGGGCAATACGTGTTCTCGCTCACAGTGCTCGATGATAACGGGAACACGGCCACAGACAATGTGACCATCACTGTGACTCAGA ACAAAAACAGTCCACCAAAGGCAGACGCGGGCGGTGATCAAGTGCTGAACCTACCGTTGCCGGTTCTCATACTGAATGGATCCAAGTCGTCGGATGACTTCCGCATAGTGTCGTGGAAATGGACTCGTTCAGGCTCCGGCTTGGCAGCGGGAACTGTTATTTTGCACTCTGACTCACAACCTGTGCTCATG CTAACAAACATAGAGGCCGGTCGATACGTATTCGAGCTAACAGTGACAGACGACCAAGGCGAATCCGACAGAGACACGGTCAGCGTTCAAGTGAAACCCGACCCTTTGGAGATGAAGCTCTTGGAGATAACTCTAAACATCCCAATATCTTCGTTCACAAAGAGTCAGCTTGATTCGTTCGTCCAAAAAATGACTTTGCTACTAAAAGACGGCATCTCGGTGAATGTCACTGAAATCAAAGGTGAAGGTGATTCTGGGAATACGCTAATCATCTTCTTTTTGTCTGAgaaa GGTGAAGCTGTGGACGGTATCAAGGCGCTAACTCTGTGCCGGGCGGCGGCCACCACGGTGGGAGCACGGCGCCTGCGCTCGCTGCGCTGCCTGAGCACGTGCTCGGGGCGCGGTACGTGCGAGCAGGCGACGCGCACGTGCCGATGCGACGCGTTCTGGATGCAGAGCCTCTTCACGCAGTTCCAGCCAGACGCGCAACCTGATTGCG ACTGGTCAGTGGTATACGCGAGCGTGTGCGGCGTGGCGGCGTTGTGCGCGCTGTGCGGCGCGGGCTACGGCTGCGCGCGCGCGGTGCGGCGAGTGTGCGCGCCGCGTCGCCCGCGCTCGCGCCCCAACTACCGCCTGCTGCCGCTCGCCGACCACGAGGAGAAGCCAT TTACAAGCAAAGCGTTGTCAGAGTCAGACACAGACTCTGACGTGTTGTACGAGACCAAAAACAAGATGACCTCGTTCGGCGGCCGCATGAACGGCGAGTTGCAAGCCAACGGCTGGAAGAACGGACACACTAAGACTTCGAGGAAAATCAAGACGTAG
- the LOC112049466 gene encoding uncharacterized protein LOC112049466 translates to MGAGQIGGIATMLDIDFNNAAGFQGVPAKVTEGQFVVYYLSHAMLFCAGALIEAHVVLTPAICVVGERYKFEVFAGTHRFLENSGTSRSVHHLCIHKGYNHTLRWEACTTDNLALLVLSNQFSFNKREPHAEYILNRARYGVISDLNKRIGDTSCRFYGWGSRRNGYLIPLLIHLYRVDVTIIPGHFCPTLWDSDDKYLCVKQPKCKSEKHGALCPDDVGSVLVCSGYVQGMMTSRLIDRPCGVGFVDLSLYNKFLTCGVDDSRDVIDHDDYMTIDYRTAVTPSLITTPHGNVTTETTY, encoded by the exons ATGGGGGCAGGCCAAATTGGAGGAATAGCTACAatgc TGGACATAGATTTCAACAATGCGGCAGGATTTCAAGGCGTTCCAGCTAAAGTTACCGAAGGACAATTTGTT gTGTATTACTTATCGCATGCAATGCTGTTTTGTGCGGGCGCACTGATAGAAGCCCATGTAGTCCTCACCCCAGCGATTTGCGTGGTCGGTGAGAGGTACAAATTTGAAGTATTCGCCGGCACGCATAGATTTCTAGAAAATTCTGGCACATCACGGTCTGTGCACCATCTTTGCATTCACAAAG GTTACAATCACACGCTGCGATGGGAGGCCTGTACCACCGACAACCTGGCCCTGTTGGTCCTGAGCAACCAGTTCTCTTTCAACAAACGAGAGCCTCACGCAGAATACATATTAAACAGGGCTCGGTACGGAGTGATCAGTGATTTAAATAAACGAATCGGCGACACTTCGTGTCGGTTTTACGGTTGGGGAAGCAGACGTAAT GGTTATCTTATACCATTGCTGATTCATCTGTATCGCGTCGACGTTACTATCATTCCCGGCCACTTTTGTCCGACTTTATGGGACAGTGATGATAAATATCTTTGCGTCAAACAGCCTAAATGTAAG TCTGAAAAACACGGAGCTTTATGTCca GACGACGTAGGATCCGTGCTGGTTTGTTCCGGTTACGTCCAAGGCATGATGACCTCACGCCTCATAGACCGGCCCTGCGGCGTCGGCTTCGTGGACCTCAGCTTGTACAACAAGTTTTTGACGTGCGGCGTGGACGACTCGCGCGACGTGATCGACCACGACGACTACATGACCATAGATTACAGAACTGCCGTTACACCCTCTTTGATAACCACTCCACACGGAAATGTAACAACTGAAACGACCTATTAA
- the LOC112049165 gene encoding cytochrome P450 4C1, giving the protein MIILAIAALVLCCYWAHWTASSWKLDKLTAKLPVPPGLPIIGNAMLFIGNTENILKNLENIASLAMRHEGAVKLWLGPKLYIAIGNAEDAQVVLENCLEKDSVYRFLRPWLGQGLFIAPLGLWKIHRRELLPVFHNKAVEEYLPIISEQADVLVKNLAEQSGKGEFDVLRYITACTLDIVFETSMGERMDVQHSPDTPYLRARHTVMTILNKRFFKVWLQPDLLFNLTPYAKQQKENIELTHKFTDDVVKNRRLQYETNQNKETNQQSGGRIKTVLEMLFGREVDFTDEQLREHIDSITIAGNDTTALVIAYTLILLGIHQDAQEKVFQEQQCIIQNSKRGATKEDLLCMNYLERVIKESMRLYTVVPIIARKVDKEIYLPHSKVTLPAGVGAVVGSFAIHRSVNEWGDNANEFDPDRFLPERSVDRHPAAFIPFSYGSRNCIGRYFGMIIIKSIISSIIRTYKIEANEVGPLKVEVLLFPIKGHQIKITKR; this is encoded by the exons ATGATCATACTGGCGATTGCTGCATTGGTGTTGTGCTGCTATTGGGCTCACTGGACAGCAAGCTCATGGAAGCTGGACAAGCTCACAGCCAAGCTGCCCGTCCCGCCCGGTTTGCCGATCATCGGCAACGCTATGCTGTTCATTGGCAATACTGAGA atATTCTCAAGAATCTGGAAAACATCGCTTCACTGGCGATGAGACATGAAGGAGCTGTGAAACTGTGGTTGGGGCCTAAATTGTACATTG CTATTGGCAATGCGGAGGATGCTCAAGTAGTGTTGGAAAATTGTTTAGAAAAGGATTCTGTATACAGATTTCTGCGCCCTTGGCTAGGGCAAGGACTATTCATTGCACCAC TCGGATTGTGGAAGATTCACAGACGAGAGTTGCTGCCTGTGTTTCACAACAAAGCTGTAGAGGAATATTTGCCAATCATATCGGAGCAGGCGGATGTCCTCGTGAAGAATCTTGCCGAGCAGTCAGGAAAGGGAGAATTCGATGTGCTTCGTTACATTACTGCTTGCACATTGGACATCGTATTTG AGACATCAATGGGCGAAAGAATGGATGTCCAGCATTCTCCGGACACGCCTTACCTACGAGCTCGTCACACAGTCATGACGATACTCAACAAACGCTTCTTCAAAGTGTGGCTGCAGCCAGATTTGCTCTTCAACTTGACACCTTACGCTAAACAGCAAAAGGAAAACATTGAACTCACTCACAAGTTTACGGATGAC GTTGTCAAAAACAGAAGATTACAATACgagacaaatcaaaataaagaaACTAATCAACAGTCAG GTGGAAGGATTAAAACAGTGTTAGAAATGTTATTTGGCCGAGAAGTCGACTTCACTGATGAGCAACTGCGAGAGCACATAGACTCTATCACAATAGCCGGGAATGACACCACAGCGTTGGTCATCGCTTACACCTTGATTCTGTTGGGTATTCACCAGGATGCACAGGAAAAAGTCTTCCAAGA acaACAATGTATTATCCAAAATTCAAAACGGGGCGCAACAAAGGAAGATCTCCTGTGTATGAATTACTTGGAAAGAGTCATAAAAGAGAGTATGAGGCTTTACACCGTCGTACCCATAATTGCCCGCAAAGTTGACAAGGAAATTTATTTAC CCCATAGCAAAGTGACATTGCCGGCAGGAGTAGGAGCCGTAGTAGGATCCTTTGCTATTCATCGCTCAGTTAACGAATGGGGTGACAACGCTAACGAGTTCGACCCGGACAGGTTCCTCCCGGAGCGGTCTGTTGACAGACACCCTGCGGCTTTTATCCCCTTCAGTTATGGATCCAGAAATTGCATAG GTAGGTACTTCGGTATGATTATAATAAAGAGTATTATCTCAAGTATTATTAGAACATACAAGATTGAAGCAAACGAAGTGGGACCTCTTAAAGTGGAAGTTCTTCTATTCCCCATAAAAGgtcatcaaattaaaattactaagcGCTAA